CCCTGGAGGTCAACCACGGCGACCTGCTCTTCCTGGCCGGCTGTTTCATGATGGCCGCCTATACCCCGCTGGTCAAACGGGTCCACAAGCAGGAATCCATGGTGGTGATGACCTTCTGGGTCCTGACCACCGGGGTGGGCTGGCTGCTCATCCTCTCCTTTTCGCAACTGGCCGCAGTGGACTGGCCCGGGGTTTCGATCGAGGTCTGGGCCGGGATCGTCTATCTGGCGGTCTTTTCGACAATCATCACCTTTTACCTCACCCATGTCTCCACCCTCTATCTGGGACCGACCCGGGTGATGGCCTACAGTTATTTCTATCCCGCCTTTGTGCTGGTCATTGACTGGGGATTCGGCCACGGGCTGCCGCCGGCCATGATCCTGCCCGGGGTGGCGGTGGTGACCCTGGCCACGGTTGTGCTGCAGCGCGGCGCGGCTGAAACAGCCTGATGGATACCATGGTTGATCTGCGTAATCTCACCCGCAGCCAGATGACCGGGTTTGTCGCGGAGCTGGGTCTGCCCGCCGCGCGCGGCGACCGGCTCTTTGCCAGCCTGCAGCGGCCCGGTCGGCACGATCTGGCCCGGATGGTTGAAATCAACAAGGAGACCCGCGCTCTGCTGGCCGGCCATGCGATGATCAGCCGGTTGACGCCCGAGGTGAGGGAACAGTCCCAAGACGGCACTAGAAAGTATGGGTTCCGGCTCCATGACGGGGCGTTTATCGAGAGCGTGCTGATCCCCGAGGGCGACCGCCATACCCTGTGCATCTCTTCCCAGGCCGGCTGCGCTATGGGCTGTGATTTCTGCCTTACCGGGACCAGGGGCTTTATCAGAAATCTGCAGCCGGCCGAGATGGTCAACCAGGTACTGGGGGTAATGGAGGAGATGATCGGGTCTGGCATAAAACGGGACACCCCCAGGGAGTTGATCAACAACCTGGTGTTCATGGGCATGGGCGAGCCGCTGGCCAATTATAACAACCTGGTAACCGCGCTCCGGATCCTGATGGACGAAAAGGGGCTGGAGTTCACCGAGCGCCGGGTCACGGTCTCCACCTGCGGCATCGTCCCCCGGATCAGGGAGTTGGGCAGGGATGTCAAGGTCAACCTGGCCGTATCCCTGCACGCGGCCGACGACGCCGTCCGGAGCCGGCTGATGCCGATCAACAAGACCTACGGGGTGGATGAACTGCTGGCCGCCTGCCGCGACTATCCCCTGTCGAAAAACAAGGTTATCCTGATCGAGTATATCCTGCTTAAGGGGATCAATGATTCGTTGGCTGACGCCGGATTGCTGGCGGAAAAATTGCGCGAAATCCCCTGCCGGATTAATCTGCTCCCCTGCAACCGGTCGCCTGACATGGATTATCAATGTTCGGACGAAAAAAGGATCAAGGAGTTCCAGGGGATACTGCGGAATGCCGGGTACCGGACCCTGATCAGAAACAGCCGCGGCGCTGATATCTCGGCCGCTTGCGGACAGCTGGCAGGCAGGAAAATGTAAAATGAAGAATTATGAACGGAACGGGAGGGGATAACTCCAATTCCGTAGAAGGATGACAATGGCTCCGAAGAAAAAATTCTATGCAATCGCCGTTGGATACCGTCCCGGGATCTATGACAACTGGCCTCAGGCCCAGGCCCAGGTCAAGGGGTTTGCCGGCGCGGTATACAAGGGCTTTCCGACCCGGGCCGAGGCCCTGGCCTGGCTGAAGAGTCCGAGCTACCGGCCTAGGGCGGGCAGGAACAACAATAACAGCAAAAAAACGCCAACAGCCGCCATTGGCGTGGAGCCCAGGCCCGGCGCGGTCACCATCTATACCGACGGCGGGGCCCGCAACAATCCCGGACCCGGCGGCTACGGCATTGTCCAGATCTACGAGGGCCGGCGCAAGGAGCTGTCCGGCGGCTTTCGGTTGACCACCAACAACCGGATGGAGCTTATGGGCTGCATCGTCGCCCTGCGGGAGCTGGAGCATAAGGACAAACCGATAACCCTGTACTCTGATTCCAGCTATGTGGTGAACGGGATCTCCAAGGGCTGGGCCAGGGGCTGGCGCAAACGGGGCTGGCTCAAGTCGAACAAGGAGCCGGCCCTGAACCCCGACCTGTGGGCCGAACTGCTCGACCTGGTCGAGGGGCTGGATATCACCTTCAAATGGGTCAGGGGCCATAGCGGCAACCCCTGCAACGAGCGGTGCGACGAACTGGCCGTGGCCATGTCCGGCCGGGATGGGCTGCCCGAGGATCCGGGCTACAAGGGGTGAGCCTGGCCGGGACCATATTTGCCCAGCCACAACGAAACAATGAAAGACATCACTCCGGCATGGCAAGGCCGGCGCTTGGTGACGACTTTCATATAAACCAATAAGGCCCTGCAGCCGACAAGAGATACAAGGGCGCAGTTTCCTTGGGTCCGTCATTTACACAGGGGTGAAGGGATGTCTGTCTTGAGATTTTTCGTAAAAGGAAAGGAGGGCCGCCCGGGCCGGTTACGCCGCCGGGAACTGGCCGGGACCGGCTGCAGCGAATCGTACACGAATCATTACTGGTGCCCCAGGCTGCGGTTGTTCATCGAAGATTCCTGTCCCTTTATCTCGCTCAGGGAATGTGCTGACTTCAAAAACATGTGCGGTGCGAGCTGAAATGATTTTCTTACGCCAATAATGCCGGCCGCTGCCGGACCCATTATCGTCGGCCAGGGGAAACAATGGTCATTGATCAGCCATGAAGCCAAATTGCCTGACGATCCGGGCCACGGCCGGGGGGACCAGCTGTTCCCACGGTTCACCGGCGGTAATTAAACGGCGGACCTCTGTTGCTGACAATCCTTTTTTATCCAGCGGCCGGCGCCAGAGGATCTCGGTTTTCAGGCCCAGCGATTTGAACAGGGCCAGTTTCTTCTCGCCCCATTCGTCATAGATGGTGAGAAAGAAGGTGGCGTCAAGGGGAACGTAATAGCGGTACAGTTCGGGAAAATTGATGGGAAAGGGGACCACCGAGAAGTCTTTTTCGTTGAGCCCGGCTTCGCGCAGCACGGCTTGCACCATGCAGTATCGCTGGTAATAGGTCATCGGGTTGGCGGTTGCGGTCCCGCGCCGCATATCGCTTTTGTCGTGCCTGGTCAGGGTCGGGTCGGGGTTGGTG
The window above is part of the Desulfobacterales bacterium genome. Proteins encoded here:
- the rlmN gene encoding 23S rRNA (adenine(2503)-C(2))-methyltransferase RlmN; translated protein: MDTMVDLRNLTRSQMTGFVAELGLPAARGDRLFASLQRPGRHDLARMVEINKETRALLAGHAMISRLTPEVREQSQDGTRKYGFRLHDGAFIESVLIPEGDRHTLCISSQAGCAMGCDFCLTGTRGFIRNLQPAEMVNQVLGVMEEMIGSGIKRDTPRELINNLVFMGMGEPLANYNNLVTALRILMDEKGLEFTERRVTVSTCGIVPRIRELGRDVKVNLAVSLHAADDAVRSRLMPINKTYGVDELLAACRDYPLSKNKVILIEYILLKGINDSLADAGLLAEKLREIPCRINLLPCNRSPDMDYQCSDEKRIKEFQGILRNAGYRTLIRNSRGADISAACGQLAGRKM
- the rnhA gene encoding ribonuclease HI, encoding MAPKKKFYAIAVGYRPGIYDNWPQAQAQVKGFAGAVYKGFPTRAEALAWLKSPSYRPRAGRNNNNSKKTPTAAIGVEPRPGAVTIYTDGGARNNPGPGGYGIVQIYEGRRKELSGGFRLTTNNRMELMGCIVALRELEHKDKPITLYSDSSYVVNGISKGWARGWRKRGWLKSNKEPALNPDLWAELLDLVEGLDITFKWVRGHSGNPCNERCDELAVAMSGRDGLPEDPGYKG
- a CDS encoding nicotinate-nucleotide adenylyltransferase; this translates as MLKTGVIHGRFQILHNDHLRYLLAGKKRCEHLVVGITNPDPTLTRHDKSDMRRGTATANPMTYYQRYCMVQAVLREAGLNEKDFSVVPFPINFPELYRYYVPLDATFFLTIYDEWGEKKLALFKSLGLKTEILWRRPLDKKGLSATEVRRLITAGEPWEQLVPPAVARIVRQFGFMADQ